A DNA window from Pogona vitticeps strain Pit_001003342236 chromosome 2, PviZW2.1, whole genome shotgun sequence contains the following coding sequences:
- the LOC110070747 gene encoding uncharacterized protein LOC110070747, whose translation MLDRERKVEWQGGVMGLQPFSRDSPTGEETGALQPDQDLMSLEEVAVSFTVEEWALLGPGQKALYREVLEEIKGHLASLAEAERLFLKEKGRPEKSKGICRILVLKIEQPVSQNPEKGDSSRTSRKPTPEMKKSEQQRIRTCPEVLVAHQSSHDGVKKPYSCPECGQSFTQWSLLSTHEETHAQEKPFVCPECGQRFCNRTRLVSHHKIHTGEKPHHCTTCTRSFLLKHDLIRHLRIHTGEKPHECSDCGKGFRSMSAFHVHRRIHTEEKPYPCSACGRCFRHRTNLTVHERIHTGERPYKCKDCAKCFSDASSLKIHQRCHTGEKPYLCSECGRRFSQNAGLFQHKKIHTGEKPFQCALCPKSFRDKRTFAGHQGTHKREMPFHCPVCDKGFGSRSNLVKHEQTHLAPKKL comes from the exons ATGCTGGACAGGGAACGAAAAGTGGAATGGCAAG GTGGCGTGATGGGCCTGCAGCCTTTTTCCAGGGATTCTCCCACAGGAGAGGAGACAGGAGCACTCCAGCCAGATCAG GATCTGATGAGCTTAGAGGAGGTGGCTGTGTCCTTCACAgtggaggagtgggcgctgctgggcCCAGGCCAGAAGGCCCTCTATCGGGAAGTCCTGGAGGAGATCAAGGGCCACCTGGCCTCTCTGG CTGAGGCAGAGAGGctgtttttgaaggagaaaggtcgGCCAGAGAAATCGAAGGGAATCTGCCGGATCCTGGTGCTTAAAATAGAACAGCCAGTTTCCCAGAATCCCGAAAAAGGAGACTCTTCCAGAACCAGCAGAAAACCAACACCAGAAATGAAGAAATCGGAACAGCAGAGAATCCGTACATGCCCTGAGGTCCTGGTGGCTCATCAGAGTAGTCATGATGGAGTCAAGAAGCCCTACAGCTGCCCAGAATGTGGGCAAAGCTTCACCCAATGGTCGCTCCTGAGCACCCATGAAGAAACCCATGCCCAAGAGAAGCCATTTGTTTGCCCTGAATGTGGGCAGCGCTTTTGCAACAGGACCAGGCTTGTTTCTCACCACaagatccacacgggggagaagccccaTCATTGCACCACATGTACACGGAGCTTCTTGCTCAAGCATGACCTGATCCGACACCTGAGGATCCACACCGGAGAGAAGCCCCACGAGTGTTCTGATTGCGGGAAAGGCTTCCGGAGCATGTCGGCCTTCCACGTGCACAGGCGGATCCACACGGAGGAGAAGCCTTATCCGTGTTCGGCCTGCGGAAGGTGCTTCCGCCATCGCACGAACCTCACCGTGCATGAGCGGATCCACACAGGTGAGAGGCCGTACAAGTGCAAGGACTGTGCCAAGTGCTTCAGCGATGCCTCGTCCCTCAAGATACACCAGAGGTGTCACACAGGCGAGAAGCCTTATCTCTGCTCGGAGTGCGGGAGAAGATTTTCCCAGAATGCTGGCCTGTTCCAGCACAAGAAGATCCATACGGGAGAGAAGCCCTTCCAGTGCGCTCTCTGTCCCAAAAGCTTCCGGGATAAACGAACCTTTGCCGGGCACCAGGGAACCCACAAAAGGGAGATGCCGTTTCATTGCCCGGTGTGTGACAAAGGTTTTGGCTCTCGCTCGAATCTCGTTAAGCATGAACAAACCCACTTGGCACCAAAAAAGCTTTAA